In Symmachiella dynata, the following are encoded in one genomic region:
- a CDS encoding RtcB family protein gives MKDSGLHEKIQAWLSEPMPGEVRASLNRLAAHDDVGHMAVMPDVHLARHVCVGTVIATATQIFPAAIGGDIGCGMLAVALTADADRINNPVAAAKILSGLYECVPAGRHRRSHTVAALPEELNNLPLSHPRLETFSRRDGRVQLGTLGRGNHFVEFQADPENRLWLMLHSGSRGMGQAITAHHLAVDACSPNKTVAWDAESRNGAAYLTDMRWAIAYAWQNRLAMMTAIGRLLQQEFAIDLQRETLIHCDHNHVRQETHFGRELWVHRKGALPATAGEQGVIPGSMGTRSFHVVGRGCAEALQSSSHGAGRALSRHDARRVIGQKKLEREMQDVWIDRRRMEKFREEAPSAYKEIGRVMRAQRALTRIERELRPVLCYKGT, from the coding sequence ATGAAGGACTCAGGTCTACATGAGAAAATCCAGGCATGGCTCAGCGAGCCAATGCCTGGCGAGGTTCGTGCGTCGCTCAATCGTTTAGCGGCGCACGACGATGTAGGGCACATGGCCGTCATGCCGGATGTACATTTGGCTCGCCATGTCTGTGTGGGAACCGTTATCGCGACCGCGACGCAGATTTTTCCAGCAGCGATTGGAGGCGACATTGGTTGCGGCATGCTTGCCGTCGCCTTAACCGCGGACGCAGACCGCATCAACAACCCTGTGGCTGCGGCAAAGATCCTCTCCGGGCTGTATGAATGTGTTCCCGCCGGCCGGCATCGTCGCTCTCACACGGTTGCGGCGCTCCCGGAGGAACTGAACAATTTGCCGCTGAGCCATCCGCGACTAGAAACATTTAGTCGTCGAGATGGTCGGGTGCAATTGGGCACACTCGGCCGCGGAAATCATTTCGTGGAGTTCCAGGCCGATCCAGAGAACCGGCTGTGGTTGATGCTGCACAGTGGTTCACGAGGAATGGGACAGGCGATCACGGCGCATCATTTGGCGGTCGACGCGTGTTCGCCAAACAAAACAGTCGCATGGGATGCCGAATCTCGCAACGGCGCCGCCTATCTCACCGACATGCGATGGGCCATCGCCTATGCATGGCAAAATCGACTGGCCATGATGACGGCGATCGGTCGACTACTCCAACAAGAATTCGCCATCGATCTGCAACGAGAGACCCTGATTCATTGCGATCATAATCATGTCCGACAGGAAACACATTTCGGCCGCGAGCTTTGGGTGCATCGCAAGGGGGCATTGCCGGCGACTGCGGGAGAGCAGGGGGTGATTCCCGGTTCGATGGGCACACGCAGTTTTCACGTCGTGGGACGGGGTTGTGCAGAGGCTCTCCAATCCAGTTCCCACGGCGCCGGCCGCGCACTCAGCCGCCACGACGCACGGCGGGTCATCGGCCAGAAAAAACTTGAACGCGAGATGCAGGATGTCTGGATTGATCGGCGGCGTATGGAAAAATTCCGCGAAGAAGCCCCGTCGGCCTATAAGGAGATTGGGCGGGTCATGCGGGCACAGCGCGCCCTGACGCGAATCGAAC